One Trichomycterus rosablanca isolate fTriRos1 chromosome 10, fTriRos1.hap1, whole genome shotgun sequence DNA window includes the following coding sequences:
- the si:ch211-28p3.4 gene encoding E3 ubiquitin-protein ligase TRIM39 — protein MKNHSQDTNNKQQEHIKKQRDVLAYRMKKLSTRQADFIKKSSELKEKIKKKYDDMKRVLDEDLRITMCQLDMEQEAMERCIEENIERCYHLIQELDQGLDELSKQLDSDKLPSSEMISETDERIMETLQMTDPENIQMDEFKNEQLLGLSINLLLFIRSQVPVTKKLFQSYAQEVVLNPESAHPKLIISPAGDSVTYTETWQDVPENPSRFDTTLNVISQDGFKKSRNYWEVQVSGKTYWELGLTYPSIPRKGRAEDCWLGRGPESWGVEYFNGDFTAWHNGVPHKLTPITGRKFQRIGILSSSYGGLVCFLGADTMTPLYSFCAGTFTDELHQALCPGHDNQGTNWKPLLICDASRSGPTL, from the exons ATGAAGAATCATTCTCAG gacacaaacaataaacaacagGAGCACATAAAAAAGCAAAGGGACGTTCTTGCTTACAGAATGAAAAAACTCTCAACAAGGCAAGCCGACTTTATT AAAAAGTCATCAGAACTAAAGGAGAAGATCAAGAAAAAATATGATGACATGAAGCGAGTCCTGGATGAGGATCTGAGAATTACAATGTGCCAGCTGGACATGGAGCAGGAAGCCATGGAAAGATGTATCGAGGAGAACATAGAACGGTGCTACCACCTAATACAGGAACTGGATCAGGGTCTGGATGAGCTCTCCAAACAGTTGGACTCAGACAAATTGCCCAGCTCTGAAATG ATTTCAGAGACAGATGAACG GATAATGGAGACCCTGCAGATGACAGATCCGGAGAACATACAGATGGACGAGTTCAAGAATGAGCAACTCCTCGGTTTAAGCATAAACCTGTTGCTCTTCATCCGCTCACAAGTCCCTGTTACTAAGAAGCTTTTTCAGAGCT ATGCCCAGGAGGTTGTACTAAACCCAGAGTCTGCTCACCCTAAGCTCATAATTTCCCCTGCAGGAGACTCTGTTACATATACAGAGACCTGGCAGGATGTTCCTGAAAACCCTTCCCGCTTCGACACAACCCTAAACGTGATAAGCCAGGATGGTTTTAAGAAGAGTCGCAACTACTGGGAAGTGCAGGTCAGTGGCAAAACTTACTGGGAGCTGGGACTCACATATCCCAGCATCCCCAGGAAAGGGCGTGCAGAGGACTGCTGGCTGGGACGTGGGCCCGAATCCTGGGGCGTGGAATACTTTAACGGAGACTTTACAGCCTGGCACAATGGGGTGCCCCATAAGCTTACCCCTATAACTGGAAGAAAGTTTCAACGTATTGGCATCCTTTCAAGCTCGTATGGGGGTCTGGTGTGTTTCCTTGGGGCAGACACCATGACCCCACTCTACAGTTTTTGTGCAGGTACTTTTACTGATGAACTTCATCAGGCTCTCTGTCCTGGTCATGACAACCAAGGGACAAACTGGAAACCACTGCTGATCTGTGATGCCTCCAGGTCTGGTCCCACTCTGTGa